Part of the Lolium rigidum isolate FL_2022 chromosome 6, APGP_CSIRO_Lrig_0.1, whole genome shotgun sequence genome, AATATCTGCAGAGGAACGACTGGAAACAATCAGTACGATAGCATGAACACGAGCTGATTCATCGACTTAAAAGGATTTGCTTCTCTATGTAAACAGATGAAAGGCAGTTACAGTATACTTTTTTCCATGCACTGGTTCAAGTTAGAATGGCGCAGTTACATACATAATTTGTGGAAGCCATACATAGGGTCCACTAGCTTGAACTAGAAATGTTGCACGCAACATGAATCTGTAATTGGCATACCGCAATAACCCAAGGAGAACTTCCCTACCTGTGAAGCAGCACTTAGGTCTGAACTCTTCGCTACTAGGCTATCCAACCGTTCGCCTCTTTCCAGCACGCTGTCAATGGTCTTATGCTGCGATGATTCAAATTATGAATAAACAGATGAATTATTTTGCAGACTAAATTAAAGAAGCCAGCACTAACTAGATGCAAGACACAACCGTCACTGTTGGGCATACACAACTAAactaaataaacagaaaagaggaTATCCGAAAAGCGGACATTTTACAAAAGATAAATAAAATCACCAAACACTTGTCACAGATAAGACATTTATCCGAAGCAATAAAACCGAGTTCCTATGTGTTTGACTTCTGTATTATTTGTTTAAGTGGGAGCTATTGAGAAGCTACAAAATATAGAGGGAACTAATTTGACATGGCAATATTAATCTAAGAGCCAGAAGGAGCCCTGCTGAAGCTCAGTGATGTACCAATTCTTTCCAGGTTTTCCTGACCTAAATTCAACACATGAACTTGAGTACACTACTTGACCAGATTATTCATAACACACAGCACATACAAATTGAATTAAGTCCACTAGATTTGCACTTATGTCACAATACCGAATAATATAAACTCAACAAGTTCAGCAAATAATGGGAAAACTTGGGTTAAGTGCCAAGATGGTTCTTCTTTCCTACTTGAGTATTAGATTTAAATAGGGAGCAGGTATAAATAATGTAATCTATTATGAATATTAATTGAGTATACACATCATTTTTCTTACAAATGCACCCAAAAGAACATGGGTAATAGCATCAGTAGTTCATAGGTGATATCATTACTTACGAGAATAATCTTGGTTTCATCCAAGTCCCTCTGAATTTTTAGCAACTTGTCAGCCTCTGCAGGATCCTGCAACAGAAATATTTCGAAAAAGCAAACAAAGTATCAAATTTGTACTAGATGGAAGTATATTGATTAATAAATGTCAAGGTAAGTGTTCAATTCAAAACAATGGGCGTGTAACCAATTTATATTAGTATGATTTACTTTCTCTGTAAATTGAAGACATGTAAGCGCCACATTCTGCTAGATGCAGAGAAGGAGAGAGCTACTATTAACAGCGGAACCTGGTATCTCGTGAGGGCGTCATCCAGATATCCCCAGGGCTGGGTGGCATCCTCTTCCGCTGTCCTCCATGACTCTCCAAAGTTCTTCTGGTACTCCTCGAGAACCTGCGGAACTCAGAAGGAATGGAACAACCGAACAACTCATGTGAGACTACTACGGGAACAGAGCAACCGAATTCACTACTGTTACGGACGGGAACCTCTTTTGACGGAGACACACAGCGCCACAAAAATCTGATGGTGGTACCTTGATGAGGACGGAGTGGGCGCTTCTGACGGGGTAGTGGTCGTCGGTGAAGATGACGGCGCAGAGGCCGCTCGGGTTGTAGCAATGCACCTTGTACTCTGCAGCACGGACGAGGGTTCAGAGAGGCGTCAGTCAGACCACATATCGCGACAGGGGAGTAGGACGCGCCGGGTGTAGAGCAGAGTAGGCGTGCCTTCGTGCTGAACGGTCtggcggctgccggcggcggtgcGGAGCGCGACGGTGCgggcgacgaagacgatgaactcGCGCGCGGCCGGCCGCTGGAAGAAGCCGAAGCGGCTCACGTCCGACGCGTTCGCCAGCACCACCGCCTGCTGCTGCTTCTGCTCTGCGCCCgccgacgaggcggaggcgggGTCGCCGGGAGACTTGAGCACCAGCAGCGCCGTGATCTTCATCGGTGACGGACGGCGCGGGGATGAGGCGTGTGCGTGGTACGGAGGGGAGGCCGGGACTCGGCGAGAGGAAGGAAGGAAAGAACAAAGCCGCGACCACCAGCACAGGCGGTGCCGGTGCGCGCCGCGTCGGCGAATGCGATGCGATGCGATTTGGGTGACGACGTGGGCCGTCGGCGGAGCTTCTGTTGCCTCCGGCTCTCTTCTTCCTTTCCGGGATTCTCCGTGTTCTTTGTTCTTTTCTTCCTTGATTATACTCCGTATGAATGAACCGTTTTACCTTTGCCATGAAGCATCATTTATACCTTTGCCATGAAGCAATTcagattttatttttttcattttaGCTTGTGGATAATGGATACGAAGAGCCTAGCGCAATCACAAACACCAGCTCAGTCAATATATCATCATTTCCGCATCACTAAAACATGTCCCTGTAGACAATACAGCAAATAAGATGGATAGTGACAAGCAGCGGGGTCTAATTTAAAAAACCCAAACCAAGCATTTGTAATGTCAAAACTCCAAATTTTAAGTCCCCATCAACTGTATAATTAAATTAGGTTGTTTAACACGACATTTTTTAGGAAGTGTAATATGTGTTGTCCCTTTTCAAATTTGGTTTACTTGGCATCCAGTGCAGCAGACCAAACATACATCATGCTAGGTAGTAAGAAAGTGTTCCACAAAAAGTACTAATAAGAGGCATAGATGGATAACGGATAGCAAGGGGCAAACACAATGGCAATCACCGGTCCAAACAATCCATTAACACTACTAGATAACTAAACACATGTCAGCCTTCTTAGATGGTGCAACTAAAGAGATGGCTAGCGACACACGTAAAGTTCCAATTTATAAAAGTAAAATCAATCATTTGTGGCATTACAAAGCATTTGATTATTGTCGCTATCCAATCCTTTGAAAACCTTGCCCAATTCTTGACTTCTTGTTATGCTGGCCGCAGAGACAATTTTCAGCCCCTATGTCCTTTGCAACG contains:
- the LOC124666661 gene encoding VAMP-like protein YKT61, producing the protein MKITALLVLKSPGDPASASSAGAEQKQQQAVVLANASDVSRFGFFQRPAAREFIVFVARTVALRTAAGSRQTVQHEEYKVHCYNPSGLCAVIFTDDHYPVRSAHSVLIKVLEEYQKNFGESWRTAEEDATQPWGYLDDALTRYQDPAEADKLLKIQRDLDETKIILHKTIDSVLERGERLDSLVAKSSDLSAASQIFYKQAKKTNSCCTIL